A region of Papilio machaon chromosome 14, ilPapMach1.1, whole genome shotgun sequence DNA encodes the following proteins:
- the LOC106719808 gene encoding uncharacterized protein LOC106719808, giving the protein MTRKFLFCFPLRMGNVVFGYIVIIISMAVVAFNLYQLGLAVISKDDNELEAKFSNFDKLESIFGDGKKDLVRLIVKIYYLTYAVIGVLLFLFASLFTCGAYKVNNCLVTTFFVYSFFHLFFTIGLIVWEAITAGWIQLGLILLSDLLLIICLISVKYLMEAIKNGNIYSRPGEEVYKY; this is encoded by the exons ATGACgagaaaatttcttttttgctTCCCGCTGCGGATGGGGAACGTCGTGTTTGGCTacattgttatt ATAATAAGCATGGCAGTGGTGGCATTCAACCTTTATCAACTCGGCTTGGCTGTAATTTCGAAGGACGATAATGAACTAGAGGCAAAGTTCAGTAACTTCGACAAATTGGAAAGTATATTTGGAGACGGGAAGAAGGATCTTGTGAGGCTCATAGTGAAAATATACTATCTAACATACGCCGTGATTGGAGtgctattgtttttgtttgcatCGTTGTTCACGTGTGGAGCTTACAAG GTTAACAACTGCCTCGTGACGACATTCTTTGTGTATAGTTTCTTTCATTTGTTCTTTACAATCGGTCTCATAGTGTGGGAGGCTATTACTGCAGGATGGATTCAACTAGGATTAATTCTGTTATCGGATT TGCTCCTCATTATTTGCTTGATAAgcgtaaaatatttgatggaAGCAATCAAGAATGGAAACATTTACAGCAGACCGGGTGAAGAGGTTTACAAATATTGA